From the genome of Thermococcus chitonophagus, one region includes:
- the taw22 gene encoding tRNA (guanine(37)-N1)/4-demethylwyosine(37)-methyltransferase Taw22, whose amino-acid sequence MAAVRVEKRRAKEVLEILKERNLLDGRRKPIREGDYVFFPVTNGELARSLGLDVINVELPMRPERQIYKNLTDLLPGDIVEGLGRLDVIGDIAVITIPEELMDRVDVIAQAIRKLYPQVKVIARRGFHEGKYRVRRLEVIWGEDRLETIHKENGVLIKVDLASVFFNPRMKGERYRIAQLVRDGEKILLPFAGVLPYALVIARMRKVKITAVELNPRAVELAYENIELNKRWLKGEIEVIQGDVFKVLPELPEFDRVVSPTPKGVDALSLTLSKAKSYLHYYDFVHEDEIEAFKERIIRECRRQGKECSVRVKRIADYKPHVYKVCADVEVKQNR is encoded by the coding sequence TTGGCGGCGGTGAGGGTGGAGAAGAGGAGAGCCAAGGAAGTACTAGAGATTCTAAAGGAGAGAAATCTGCTTGATGGAAGACGGAAGCCAATTAGGGAAGGCGACTACGTATTCTTTCCAGTAACAAATGGTGAATTAGCGAGATCCCTGGGTTTGGATGTCATTAATGTGGAGCTCCCAATGAGGCCGGAGAGGCAGATATACAAGAACCTCACTGACCTGCTTCCTGGGGATATTGTGGAGGGGCTGGGAAGGCTCGATGTAATTGGCGATATAGCTGTGATAACGATTCCTGAAGAGCTTATGGACAGAGTTGATGTAATAGCTCAGGCAATAAGAAAACTCTATCCCCAGGTGAAAGTCATCGCGAGAAGGGGCTTTCACGAGGGGAAGTACAGGGTTAGAAGGCTTGAAGTCATTTGGGGTGAGGATAGGCTTGAAACGATTCACAAGGAGAACGGTGTTTTAATTAAGGTGGACCTTGCCAGCGTATTCTTCAACCCCAGGATGAAGGGCGAGAGGTACAGAATAGCCCAACTTGTGAGGGATGGGGAAAAGATACTGCTACCTTTTGCGGGGGTTCTTCCTTATGCCCTGGTTATAGCAAGAATGAGGAAGGTTAAAATCACGGCCGTAGAGCTAAATCCTCGGGCCGTTGAGCTAGCCTATGAGAACATCGAGCTCAACAAGAGGTGGCTTAAAGGCGAGATTGAGGTAATACAGGGGGATGTGTTCAAGGTTCTGCCGGAGCTTCCCGAGTTTGACAGGGTCGTAAGCCCAACTCCAAAGGGTGTCGATGCCCTCTCCTTAACCCTGTCTAAGGCCAAGAGCTACCTCCACTACTACGACTTCGTTCACGAGGATGAGATTGAGGCATTTAAAGAAAGGATAATTAGGGAGTGCAGGAGGCAGGGAAAGGAGTGTTCAGTTAGGGTGAAGAGGATAGCGGACTACAAGCCCCACGTCTACAAGGTGTGTGCCGACGTTGAGGTTAAACAAAATCGTTAA
- the moaA gene encoding GTP 3',8-cyclase MoaA: MLIDRFGRPVTNLRISLTKECNLNCFYCHREGQLDGERRMTPEEIERIVKIASRLGIKKVKLTGGEPTIRPDIVEIVRRIRPYVVDLSLTTNGTTLYTLAEKLKEAGLDRVNVSLDTLDRKKYKMITGFDVLDQVLKGIRKATKLFHPVKLNMVVMRGINDDEIWDMIRFAGEVGAILQLIEIEVPREMEDSQFFKDFFYPLKPLEEEFEKLAVEIRERRMHRRRKYFLPVDGKIVEVEVVRSMHNTIFCMNCTRLRLTADGYLKTCLLRKDDLIDILGLMREGASDEELVEVFRKAVLLREPYWK, encoded by the coding sequence ATGCTGATAGACAGGTTTGGAAGGCCCGTGACAAACTTAAGAATCTCACTAACGAAAGAGTGCAACCTAAACTGCTTCTACTGCCACAGGGAAGGTCAGCTTGACGGAGAGCGAAGGATGACTCCCGAGGAGATAGAGAGGATAGTTAAGATAGCATCTCGCTTGGGAATTAAAAAGGTCAAGCTCACGGGAGGGGAGCCCACGATAAGGCCGGACATCGTGGAGATCGTCAGGAGGATCAGGCCCTACGTCGTTGATCTCTCTTTAACCACGAACGGAACAACCCTCTACACCCTTGCGGAAAAGCTCAAGGAGGCCGGCCTTGATAGGGTGAACGTGAGCCTCGACACGCTTGACAGGAAGAAGTATAAGATGATCACCGGCTTTGACGTCCTCGATCAGGTTTTAAAGGGAATAAGAAAGGCTACAAAGCTTTTCCACCCCGTAAAGCTCAATATGGTGGTTATGAGGGGAATAAATGATGACGAGATATGGGACATGATAAGGTTCGCCGGAGAAGTCGGGGCGATCCTTCAGCTGATAGAGATAGAAGTCCCCAGGGAGATGGAAGATTCCCAATTCTTCAAGGACTTCTTCTATCCCCTAAAGCCCTTGGAGGAAGAGTTCGAGAAATTGGCTGTAGAGATAAGGGAGAGGAGGATGCATAGGAGAAGGAAGTACTTCCTCCCAGTTGATGGTAAAATCGTTGAGGTTGAAGTTGTACGGTCGATGCACAACACCATATTCTGCATGAACTGTACGAGGCTAAGGTTGACGGCCGATGGCTACCTTAAGACCTGCCTGCTTAGGAAAGATGACTTAATAGATATCCTGGGGCTCATGAGGGAAGGTGCCAGTGATGAAGAGCTGGTGGAGGTATTCAGGAAGGCAGTTCTGCTGAGGGAGCCCTACTGGAAATAA
- a CDS encoding ABC transporter permease, with protein sequence MKTINIAIKDFEVGIRTRKFQIIIAIFAIISLGIVYYSKRLGISEGLYKTPFQMLFLSSFSNAFNYSIALLGILLGATSISEEIEKGTLKLIASKPTHRDEILMGKLLGGLATIGVSLALFYILTVAFALILGVPITEDDAVKFLATLPFSVLYGLVFLSIGLLISTFIKRSKNALIMGIFVFVFFGFLLSIIAGIIAFAVAGLPPIPNILENATNLTEEQLQDLFLKDPEYQAWLTKLTTTAEKILSISPNYHYQEIVRLIFGGKPQISEVISSFAYEQSVVEERSLSESLGLAMRNIVALSVMFLIPMALVYYRFLKMDIR encoded by the coding sequence GTGAAAACAATCAATATAGCCATTAAGGATTTCGAAGTTGGCATTAGAACAAGAAAATTTCAAATAATAATAGCCATCTTTGCAATAATTTCACTAGGAATAGTTTATTACTCAAAGAGGCTCGGCATAAGTGAGGGCTTGTATAAAACGCCTTTCCAAATGCTCTTTCTCTCAAGCTTCTCTAACGCATTCAACTACTCTATAGCCCTCTTGGGAATCCTCCTTGGGGCAACTTCAATAAGCGAGGAAATCGAAAAGGGAACCCTTAAGCTAATAGCATCAAAACCAACCCACAGAGACGAAATACTCATGGGCAAACTACTAGGAGGGCTTGCAACGATAGGAGTTAGCTTGGCGCTATTCTATATCCTAACAGTTGCCTTCGCACTCATCTTGGGAGTCCCCATAACCGAGGACGACGCAGTAAAGTTCCTGGCAACACTTCCCTTCAGCGTTCTCTACGGCCTGGTCTTCCTCAGCATTGGGCTCCTAATTTCCACATTCATAAAGAGATCCAAGAACGCGCTCATAATGGGTATATTCGTGTTCGTATTCTTCGGCTTTCTCCTTTCGATAATAGCTGGGATTATAGCCTTCGCTGTAGCTGGCCTGCCCCCAATTCCCAACATACTGGAGAACGCCACGAACCTGACTGAAGAGCAACTCCAAGATCTATTCCTGAAGGATCCAGAATACCAGGCATGGCTCACCAAGTTAACCACCACAGCAGAAAAGATCCTCTCTATCTCTCCAAATTACCACTACCAAGAAATCGTCAGGCTGATCTTTGGAGGAAAGCCCCAGATAAGTGAAGTGATCTCCTCGTTTGCATATGAGCAGAGCGTGGTCGAGGAGAGATCTCTCAGTGAAAGCCTAGGGCTGGCAATGAGGAACATTGTAGCATTGAGTGTTATGTTTCTAATTCCAATGGCACTCGTGTACTACAGGTTCCTGAAAATGGACATCCGCTGA
- a CDS encoding stage II sporulation protein M, whose amino-acid sequence MELIIHTKLHLIHHRAIKLYMTWGDKNMKHHLILFSFLLFFIGFIFGVSLSSQYSVPENVNFKPILELLRQKFSEESLCFIHIFTTNLKVALLLSFGGVLTFGGLTILNLIINSVNLGMLFYDSLLLGELKTFFLLILPHGIFEIPAIIIAGAAGFKIPYELLRYALGRKEEIITEEDAKEFFKLVAISIVLILIAALIESTITPKIAKSLG is encoded by the coding sequence ATGGAGCTTATTATCCATACTAAACTTCATCTTATTCATCATCGTGCTATTAAACTCTATATGACTTGGGGGGATAAAAATATGAAACACCATTTAATTCTATTTTCATTTTTGCTGTTCTTCATCGGTTTCATTTTTGGAGTTTCTCTATCATCCCAGTATAGTGTTCCTGAAAATGTAAATTTCAAACCAATCTTAGAGCTCTTAAGACAGAAGTTCAGCGAAGAAAGCTTATGTTTTATACACATCTTCACTACCAATCTCAAGGTAGCTCTTCTTCTCTCCTTCGGTGGAGTCTTGACCTTTGGTGGCTTAACGATTCTGAACTTAATTATCAACAGCGTGAATTTAGGAATGCTATTTTATGACTCTCTGCTCTTGGGGGAGCTTAAAACATTTTTCCTCTTAATTCTTCCTCACGGCATCTTTGAAATTCCTGCTATCATCATTGCAGGGGCGGCAGGTTTTAAGATCCCTTATGAACTGTTAAGATATGCTCTGGGCAGGAAGGAAGAAATAATCACGGAGGAAGATGCCAAAGAATTCTTTAAACTTGTAGCAATCTCGATAGTTCTAATTCTCATTGCTGCTCTAATTGAGAGCACAATAACACCTAAAATAGCCAAAAGTTTGGGGTGA
- a CDS encoding stage II sporulation protein M has translation MSIMSKSPLYFFYFYFPFWLSSRLFLALRHDYSAYFGFNPFDNSNPWFLFFFKHNIKVALIFWSEAITFGATTLLNLTFNGMILGSAVKTTATQIGLLRTLLILPHGIFEIPGMIIAGAAGLKIPYEILRYALGRKEEIITGEDAKEFFKLVMISIVLIFIAAIVESTITLKMAKNLGD, from the coding sequence ATGAGTATTATGTCTAAATCTCCCTTATATTTTTTCTACTTTTATTTTCCTTTTTGGCTTAGTTCTCGGCTTTTCTTAGCACTCAGGCATGACTATTCTGCTTATTTTGGCTTTAATCCTTTTGATAATTCCAATCCGTGGTTTTTGTTCTTTTTCAAACACAACATTAAAGTTGCCCTCATATTCTGGAGTGAAGCAATAACATTCGGAGCCACCACACTCTTGAACTTAACCTTCAATGGCATGATTTTGGGTTCAGCAGTTAAAACTACTGCCACTCAAATTGGACTGTTAAGAACCCTCCTCATACTCCCTCACGGCATCTTTGAGATTCCGGGAATGATAATTGCTGGAGCTGCTGGCCTCAAAATCCCTTACGAAATTTTAAGGTATGCCTTAGGTAGAAAGGAAGAAATAATCACGGGAGAAGATGCCAAAGAATTCTTCAAACTCGTAATGATTTCAATAGTTTTGATTTTTATAGCTGCAATAGTTGAAAGCACAATAACTCTTAAAATGGCAAAAAATTTAGGTGATTAG
- a CDS encoding replication factor C large subunit codes for MPELPWVEKYRPRRLSEIVNQEDAIEKVKSWIEKWLHGNPPKKKALLLAGPPGSGKTTTVYALANEYNFEVIELNASDERTYEKIARYVQAAYTMDILGKRRKLIFLDEADNIEPSGAKEIAKLIDRARNPIIMAANKYWEVPKEIRDKAELVEYRRLSVRDVMNALIRILKREGITVPKDILYEIAKRSSGDLRAAINDLQTVVVGGYEDAKQVLAYRDVEKTVFQALGLVFGSDNAKRAKMATWNLDMTPDEFLLWVDENIPHMYLKPEEMAKAYEAISRADIYLGRAQRTGNYSLWKYAIDMMTAGVAVAGTKKRGFAKFYPPNTLKMLAESKEERSLRDSIIKKIMREMHMSKLEAIETMKIIRTIFENNLDLAAHFTVFLGLSEKEVEFLAGKENAGTIWGKALALRRKLKLTKREEEKVEEKVEEEIEEEVEEEVEEEAEEEIKEEEEKKEEEKPKEKRKGKQATLFDFLGKK; via the coding sequence ATGCCAGAGCTTCCCTGGGTTGAGAAGTACAGGCCGAGAAGGCTGAGCGAGATAGTTAATCAGGAGGATGCGATTGAGAAAGTAAAGTCGTGGATAGAGAAGTGGCTCCACGGTAATCCGCCGAAGAAAAAGGCCCTACTGCTGGCAGGACCCCCAGGAAGCGGCAAAACTACTACGGTATATGCGCTGGCGAATGAATACAACTTCGAGGTAATCGAGCTGAACGCGAGCGATGAGAGGACTTACGAGAAGATAGCGAGGTACGTGCAGGCAGCATACACGATGGACATCCTGGGGAAGAGGAGGAAGCTGATATTTCTTGACGAGGCGGACAACATAGAGCCCAGCGGAGCAAAGGAAATTGCAAAGCTGATAGACAGGGCAAGGAACCCGATAATAATGGCGGCGAACAAGTACTGGGAGGTTCCAAAGGAGATAAGGGACAAGGCGGAGCTAGTGGAGTACAGGAGGCTCAGCGTTAGGGACGTAATGAACGCCCTTATAAGGATCCTAAAGAGGGAAGGGATTACCGTACCAAAGGACATCCTGTACGAGATAGCCAAGAGATCAAGTGGTGATTTAAGAGCTGCGATAAACGACCTGCAAACAGTCGTGGTTGGAGGCTACGAGGATGCAAAGCAGGTTTTAGCGTACAGAGATGTAGAGAAGACGGTGTTCCAGGCGTTGGGTTTGGTGTTTGGGAGCGACAACGCGAAGAGGGCGAAGATGGCCACGTGGAATTTGGACATGACGCCAGATGAGTTCCTGCTGTGGGTAGATGAGAACATCCCCCACATGTACCTAAAGCCGGAGGAGATGGCCAAAGCTTACGAGGCCATAAGCAGGGCCGACATTTATCTAGGCAGGGCCCAAAGAACGGGGAACTATTCACTGTGGAAGTACGCTATAGACATGATGACCGCTGGAGTTGCAGTGGCAGGAACGAAAAAGAGAGGCTTCGCCAAGTTCTACCCACCAAACACCCTAAAGATGCTGGCTGAAAGCAAGGAGGAAAGATCGCTTAGAGATTCAATTATAAAGAAGATAATGAGAGAGATGCACATGAGCAAACTTGAAGCCATAGAGACCATGAAGATCATCAGGACGATCTTCGAGAACAATCTAGATTTAGCGGCACACTTCACGGTATTCTTGGGATTGAGCGAGAAGGAGGTTGAGTTCCTAGCGGGGAAGGAGAACGCGGGGACAATATGGGGGAAGGCCTTAGCATTGAGGAGGAAGCTCAAGCTCACCAAGAGGGAAGAGGAGAAAGTGGAAGAAAAGGTGGAAGAGGAAATAGAGGAAGAAGTTGAGGAAGAAGTTGAAGAAGAGGCCGAAGAAGAAATAAAGGAGGAAGAAGAGAAGAAAGAAGAAGAGAAGCCCAAGGAGAAGAGGAAAGGGAAGCAGGCCACGCTCTTCGACTTCCTGGGGAAGAAGTAG
- a CDS encoding replication factor C small subunit: protein MAEEVREVKVLEKPWVEKYRPQKLDDIVGQEHIVKRLKHYVKTGSMPHLLFAGPPGTGKTTSALALARELFGENWRHNFLELNASVSKDTPILVRINGRILRTTFAELDKMYFDDDDGEVSYKDVDNLEVLTVDENYRVRWAKVSKVIRHRVPAILRVHLEGGGKLELTGNHSVIVLTENGLETIKASELKEGSILLSFTTNLEGFLDILDLTGYSVRETPRTRVFSELSVDEEISYMLGLYAAEGAIGFKGETSGQVIYTLGAHEKELIDRVRNFAERLGISVYENYISSGFDRSRKTAYQVRLLNTQLAKFFEQSFYDGEGRRAENKRVPGFIFEFPVHERIAFLRGLADGDGSGEWESVIRISSVSRDMLIDVVWLARISGIEASIFEREARLIWKGGMKWAKAELLPAEPIVKMLKKIEHAIEGNWRYELRHQLYERKKRVRKETLRKIIDMINEDKLNEGERGILETLKKLAYTDLHALMVKKIELVEYNDFVYDVSVPGNEMFFAGEIPVLLHNSDERGINVIREKVKEFARTKPIGGASFKIIFLDEADALTQDAQQALRRTMEMFSSNVRFILSCNYSSKIIEPIQSRCAIFRFRPLRDEDIAKRLRFIAENEGLELTEEGLQAILYIAEGDMRRAINILQAAAALDKKITDENVFMVASRARPEDIREMMLLALEGNFLKAREKLREILLKQGLSGEDVLVQMHKEVFNLPISEPKKVQLADKIGEYNFRLVEGANEMIQLEALLAQFTLIGKK from the coding sequence ATGGCCGAAGAGGTCAGGGAAGTAAAAGTTCTTGAAAAGCCTTGGGTTGAAAAGTACAGGCCTCAAAAGCTTGATGACATCGTTGGGCAGGAGCATATCGTTAAAAGGCTAAAACACTATGTTAAAACGGGCTCAATGCCGCATCTACTCTTCGCTGGGCCTCCTGGCACGGGAAAAACGACCAGTGCGCTAGCTTTAGCCCGAGAACTCTTCGGAGAAAACTGGAGACACAATTTCCTTGAATTAAATGCCTCAGTTTCAAAAGACACCCCCATACTGGTTAGGATAAACGGCAGGATTTTGAGGACAACATTTGCGGAACTTGATAAGATGTACTTTGACGATGACGATGGAGAAGTGTCGTACAAGGACGTTGATAACCTTGAAGTGTTGACCGTCGATGAAAACTATCGCGTCAGATGGGCCAAGGTCAGCAAGGTAATCCGCCACCGCGTTCCAGCAATTCTCAGAGTGCACTTGGAGGGAGGAGGAAAGCTTGAACTAACTGGAAATCACTCAGTTATCGTTCTCACTGAGAATGGCCTCGAAACAATAAAGGCGAGCGAGCTTAAAGAGGGCTCAATACTGCTAAGCTTCACGACAAACCTCGAGGGCTTCTTGGATATCCTCGACCTTACCGGGTACAGCGTGAGGGAAACGCCAAGGACAAGGGTATTCAGTGAGCTATCGGTTGATGAAGAAATCTCCTACATGCTGGGTCTCTACGCGGCTGAAGGTGCCATCGGATTCAAAGGAGAAACCTCGGGCCAAGTTATTTACACCCTCGGAGCCCACGAAAAAGAACTAATAGACAGAGTGAGGAACTTCGCAGAAAGGCTAGGAATCAGCGTCTACGAGAACTACATCTCCTCAGGGTTTGATAGATCAAGGAAAACTGCCTACCAAGTTAGGCTCCTAAACACGCAACTGGCGAAGTTCTTTGAACAGAGCTTCTACGACGGAGAAGGAAGGAGGGCAGAAAATAAGAGAGTTCCTGGGTTCATATTCGAGTTCCCAGTTCATGAGAGAATAGCATTCCTGAGAGGGCTCGCAGATGGCGATGGAAGTGGAGAGTGGGAGAGTGTAATCAGAATATCTTCAGTTTCAAGGGACATGCTAATAGACGTCGTGTGGCTCGCGAGGATTTCTGGAATAGAAGCAAGCATATTCGAGCGTGAGGCCAGGCTGATATGGAAGGGAGGCATGAAGTGGGCAAAGGCAGAGTTGCTCCCAGCGGAGCCGATAGTTAAGATGCTCAAGAAAATAGAACATGCGATAGAGGGCAACTGGCGCTACGAGCTTAGGCATCAGCTCTATGAGCGGAAGAAGAGAGTCAGGAAGGAAACACTAAGAAAAATCATAGACATGATAAACGAGGACAAACTGAACGAGGGCGAGAGGGGAATTCTCGAAACCCTGAAGAAGCTTGCCTACACAGATCTACACGCCCTAATGGTGAAGAAGATTGAACTAGTTGAGTACAACGACTTCGTTTACGATGTTAGCGTCCCAGGAAACGAGATGTTCTTTGCAGGCGAAATACCGGTTCTCCTTCACAACTCAGACGAGAGAGGCATAAACGTCATTAGGGAGAAGGTGAAGGAGTTTGCAAGGACAAAGCCCATAGGAGGAGCGAGTTTCAAGATAATATTCCTTGATGAGGCAGATGCCCTGACCCAAGACGCCCAGCAGGCCTTAAGGAGAACAATGGAGATGTTTTCGAGCAACGTTCGCTTTATCTTATCCTGTAATTATAGCAGCAAGATAATCGAGCCCATCCAGTCAAGATGTGCTATATTCAGGTTCAGACCATTGCGCGATGAGGATATAGCAAAAAGATTAAGGTTTATAGCCGAAAACGAAGGATTAGAGCTGACCGAGGAAGGCCTGCAGGCGATCCTCTACATCGCTGAAGGCGACATGAGAAGGGCGATAAATATCCTGCAGGCGGCAGCAGCCTTGGACAAGAAGATAACAGATGAGAACGTATTCATGGTGGCCAGCAGGGCCAGACCGGAAGACATCAGGGAGATGATGCTCCTAGCACTAGAAGGCAACTTCCTCAAGGCTAGGGAGAAGCTGAGGGAGATCCTCCTGAAGCAGGGGCTGAGCGGAGAAGACGTTCTAGTTCAGATGCACAAGGAAGTCTTCAACCTGCCGATAAGTGAGCCGAAGAAGGTCCAATTAGCTGACAAGATAGGCGAGTACAACTTCCGCTTGGTTGAGGGAGCAAATGAAATGATTCAGCTCGAGGCCCTGCTTGCCCAGTTCACCCTAATAGGCAAGAAGTGA
- a CDS encoding metal-dependent hydrolase, which produces MDPIEHASIPAIAYLSFSNPDPINLMMFILGSVFPDFDVFAKEHRSYLHSLFFLVPLALLSTLLPWLKMFAVGVAFHLALDAFSGVVPFLYPWKRKGYGLELIVKMKDSQISISARIVSGYPTPKIERTLKLNRSIPLGLLTLALIIKSFS; this is translated from the coding sequence ATGGATCCGATTGAGCATGCCTCGATTCCAGCTATAGCCTATCTTTCTTTCTCAAATCCAGATCCGATTAACTTGATGATGTTCATACTTGGCTCGGTATTTCCCGATTTTGATGTTTTCGCTAAGGAGCACCGCTCTTACCTTCATTCTCTCTTCTTTCTAGTTCCCCTGGCACTTTTGTCAACTCTTCTCCCATGGCTAAAGATGTTTGCTGTTGGCGTTGCTTTCCATCTGGCCTTGGATGCCTTTTCAGGTGTTGTTCCCTTCCTGTATCCGTGGAAAAGGAAGGGGTATGGCCTTGAGCTCATCGTAAAGATGAAGGACTCCCAAATTTCAATAAGTGCAAGAATAGTTAGTGGTTACCCGACTCCAAAAATTGAAAGGACTTTAAAGCTAAACAGAAGCATTCCCTTAGGTCTGTTGACCTTAGCATTAATAATAAAAAGTTTCAGCTGA
- the pdo gene encoding protein disulfide oxidoreductase produces the protein MGLISDADKKVIKEEFFSKMTNPVKLIVFIGKEHCQYCDQLKQLVQELSELTDKLSYEIVDFDTPEGQELAKKYRIDRAPATTITQDGKDFGVRYFGLPAGHEFAAFLEDIVDVSNAQTDLMPESKEELAKIDKDVRILVFVTPTCPYCPLAVRMAHKFAIENTKAGKGKILGDMVEAIEYPEWADQYNVMAVPKIVIQVNGEDKVQFEGAYPEKMFLEKLLAALS, from the coding sequence ATGGGACTGATTAGTGACGCTGACAAGAAGGTAATTAAGGAAGAGTTCTTTTCAAAAATGACTAATCCCGTTAAGCTCATCGTCTTCATAGGAAAGGAGCACTGCCAGTACTGTGATCAGCTAAAACAGCTCGTTCAGGAACTTTCAGAGTTAACAGATAAGTTAAGCTACGAGATAGTGGACTTCGACACGCCAGAGGGTCAGGAGCTGGCCAAGAAGTACAGGATCGACAGGGCACCAGCAACGACCATAACCCAAGATGGAAAAGACTTCGGGGTCAGGTACTTCGGCCTTCCAGCAGGCCATGAGTTTGCGGCATTCCTAGAGGACATAGTGGATGTGAGCAATGCACAAACAGACCTAATGCCAGAGAGCAAGGAAGAGCTTGCAAAGATCGACAAGGACGTTAGGATACTCGTCTTCGTAACCCCAACATGCCCATACTGCCCACTGGCAGTTAGGATGGCCCACAAGTTCGCAATAGAAAACACAAAGGCAGGAAAGGGCAAGATACTTGGAGATATGGTGGAGGCAATTGAGTACCCAGAGTGGGCCGACCAGTACAACGTGATGGCAGTTCCAAAGATAGTCATCCAGGTAAACGGAGAAGACAAAGTTCAGTTCGAAGGAGCTTATCCGGAGAAGATGTTCCTCGAGAAGCTCCTTGCCGCCCTCAGCTGA
- the surR gene encoding sulfur metabolism transcriptional regulator SurR: MEPDVFYILGNKVRRDLLSHLTCTECYFSLLSSRVTVSSTAVAKHLKIMEREGILQSYEKEERFIGPTKKYYRISIAKSYVLTLTPDMFWYKGFDLDGAELKDVHVNLSSLKEDPQGLNEMLSEFLKANRELGKVLEAFRAVEAYRNKLIKMIKEEYLKTIGDMTQLAILHYLLLNGEATIEELSDRLNLKEREVREKIEEMSRFIPVKMINDGRVLLDEAKIIEGGSDGEENPGKGK; this comes from the coding sequence ATGGAACCTGACGTATTTTACATCCTGGGGAACAAGGTTAGGAGGGATTTGCTGTCTCACTTAACGTGTACCGAATGTTACTTCAGCCTCCTCAGCAGTAGGGTTACCGTTTCCTCAACCGCGGTAGCTAAGCACCTCAAGATAATGGAGAGGGAGGGTATTCTGCAGTCGTACGAGAAGGAGGAGAGGTTTATAGGGCCGACCAAGAAGTACTACCGGATTTCAATAGCGAAGTCATACGTTCTAACACTAACTCCTGACATGTTCTGGTATAAGGGATTCGACCTGGATGGGGCTGAGCTTAAGGACGTTCATGTGAACTTGTCCTCCTTGAAGGAAGATCCCCAGGGATTAAATGAAATGCTCTCTGAGTTTTTAAAGGCTAACAGGGAACTTGGGAAAGTTTTAGAGGCTTTCAGGGCCGTTGAGGCCTACAGAAATAAGCTAATTAAGATGATAAAGGAGGAGTATTTGAAGACTATTGGCGACATGACCCAGCTTGCGATCTTGCATTATCTCCTCCTGAATGGTGAGGCTACAATAGAGGAGCTTAGCGATAGGTTGAACCTTAAAGAAAGAGAAGTTCGGGAGAAAATCGAGGAGATGTCTCGGTTCATCCCAGTAAAAATGATAAATGATGGCAGGGTTCTTCTCGATGAGGCAAAGATCATCGAGGGTGGTAGCGATGGGGAAGAAAATCCTGGTAAAGGTAAATGA
- a CDS encoding DUF362 domain-containing protein, giving the protein MGKKILVKVNEDKCYLCGGCAGVCPTLAIEVASSWHFLGDKCISCMICIKACPVGALSYEEVSQ; this is encoded by the coding sequence ATGGGGAAGAAAATCCTGGTAAAGGTAAATGAAGATAAATGCTACCTTTGCGGTGGTTGTGCTGGCGTTTGCCCGACCCTTGCAATTGAAGTCGCCTCTTCTTGGCATTTTCTTGGGGATAAATGTATCTCGTGCATGATATGCATTAAAGCGTGTCCCGTGGGGGCCTTAAGCTACGAGGAGGTGTCACAATGA